A genomic stretch from Hoplias malabaricus isolate fHopMal1 chromosome 4, fHopMal1.hap1, whole genome shotgun sequence includes:
- the LOC136694528 gene encoding microfibril-associated glycoprotein 4-like — protein sequence MKIIWILWIPLLVQSKSLMFQPMDCADIYNDSVWTSGVYLVYPAGPNSGRYVYCDMQTDGGKWTVFQRRMDGTVNFFRGWDQYKKGFGHAAGEHWIGLETIHQLTLKKNYELRIDMEDFDGKKVYATYSSFGISPKAVNAELDGYRLHVDGFKNGGAGDSLSYHNGSKFTTFDKDQDLNDGNCAVICTGAYWYNSCYFSNPNGLYTWGVDSLLGLTWRSFKAFKSLKSFSMMIRPVNLT from the exons ATGAAG atTATATGGATTTTATGGATACCGTTGTTGGTCCAGTCTAAAAGTCTGATGTTCCAGCCCATGGACTGTGCGGACATTTATAATGACAGTGTTTGGACAAGTGGAGTGTATCTGGTCTATCCTGCTGGACCAAACTCTGGTCGCTATGTATACTGTGACATGCAGACGGATGGAGGGAAATGGACT GTGTTCCAGAGAAGAATGGATGGTACAGTGAACTTCTTCAGAGGATGGGATCAGTACAAGAAAGGGTTTGGACATGCAGCTGGCGAACACTGGATTG GACTGGAAACAATCCATCAACTCACTCTGAAGAAGAACTATGAGCTTAGAATTGATATGGAGGATTTCGATGGAAAAAAGGTTTATGCTACATACTCATCTTTTGGCATTTCTCCAAAGGCTGTTAATGCAGAGTTGGATGGCTACAGGCTTCATGTGGATGGTTTTAAAAATGGAGGCGCAG GGGATTCCTTATCTTACCACAATGGATCAAAGTTCACAACCTTTGACAAAGACCAAGATTTAAATGATGGGAACTGTGCCGTTATCTGTACGGGAGCCTACTGGTACAACAGCTGCTACTTTTCCAACCCGAATGGACTGTACACATGGGGGGTGGATTCATTGCTTGGGCTGACCTGGAGGTCTTTTAAAGCTTTTAAGTCTTTGAAGAGCTTCTCCATGATGATCAGACCAGTGAATCTCACCTGA